In Humulus lupulus chromosome 6, drHumLupu1.1, whole genome shotgun sequence, a single genomic region encodes these proteins:
- the LOC133782770 gene encoding zinc finger BED domain-containing protein DAYSLEEPER-like, whose translation MAASVEDQMVSTNVETHMVTTHGETHMVTTHDDSHIVTTRVETQMIATPVDHQNHQMVTTEHQMVTTPMEDQMVEHQMVEHQMVSTPMEHQMVMTHVEDQMVSTPLEDKIMETPNSEKMETPDEDKMLTPYEEKMLTLTPYEEKTPNLYENNEVTNSETQPNKRRKKKSIVWEHFTIETVSAGCRRACCKQCKQSFAYSTGSKVAGTSHLKRHIAKGTCPALLRNQDKNQLSPYTPNSRTGNSPSDPPKRRYRTSSVPQIMFDADRCRHEIARMIIMHDYPLHMVEHPGFLTFVQNLQPQFNMVSFNTVQGDCVATYLMEKQHLMKFIEGIPGRVCLALDLWTSSQSVGYVFITGHFIDSDWKLQKRLLNVVMEPYPDSDTAFSHAVAVCLHDWSLENKLFSLTYNQPLSEAALENLRPLLSIKNPLILNGQLLVGNCLARAFSSIAKDVLYEVNENVRKVRESVKFVKTSESHEEKFLELKQHLQVPSERTLSLDDQTQWNTTYQMLVASSELKEVFSCLDTSDPDYKAAPSMDDWKQVEIVCMYLKLLFDAVNILTNTTNPTAITFFHEVWKIQSELVRAATSEDPFINALTKRMQEKIDKYWKECSLALATAVVMDPRFKMKLVEFSFNKIYGEDAPTYIKVVDDGIHELFHEYVALPLPLTPTYAEEGNSGSGRTDEQQGGTLLSDNGLTDFDVYIMETTSQQMKSELDQYLDESLLPRVQEFDVLGWWKLNKLKYPTLSKMARDILSIPVSTVPPESIFDTTAKEMDGYRSSLRPETVEALICAKDWMQYGSSGISNALVRMEY comes from the coding sequence ATGGCTGCATCTGTTGAAGACCAGATGGTCTCTACTAATGTTGAAACTCATATGGTCACCACTCATGGTGAAACCCACATGGTCACCACTCATGATGATTCCCATATAGTCACCACTCGTGTTGAAACCCAGATGATTGCAACTCCTGTTGACCACCAGAATCACCAGATGGTGACGACTGAACACCAGATGGTCACCACTCCTATGGAAGACCAGATGGTTGAACACCAGATGGTTGAGCATCAGATGGTCTCCACTCCTATGGAACACCAGATGGTCATGACCCATGTTGAAGACCAAATGGTGAGTACTCCTCTTGAAGATAAGATTATGGAGACCCCTAACAGTGAGAAGATGGAAACCCCTGATGAAGACAAGATGTTAACCCCTTATGAGGAGAAGATGTTAACCTTAACCCCTTATGAAGAGAAGACGCCAAACTTGTATGAAAACAATGAGGTGACTAATTCAGAAACACAGCCTAACAAGCGGAGGAAGAAGAAGTCTATAGTCTGGGAGCACTTCACAATTGAAACTGTGAGTGCTGGATGTCGGAGGGCATGCTGTAAGCAGTGCAAGCAAAGTTTTGCATATAGTACAGGTTCGAAAGTTGCAGGTACAAGCCACCTAAAACGCCATATTGCAAAGGGAACCTGCCCTGCATTGCTTCGTAACCAGGATAAGAACCAGTTAAGCCCATATACCCCTAATTCAAGGACGGGCAATAGCCCTTCTGATCCACCAAAACGACGATACCGAACTAGTAGTGTACCCCAAATTATGTTTGACGCTGACCGGTGCCGCCATGAGATTGCTAGGATGATCATTATGCATGATTATCCCCTTCATATGGTTGAACATCCAGGGTTTTTAACTTTTGTTCAGAATCTTCAGCCGCAGTTCAACATGGTGAGCTTCAACACCGTCCAAGGGGATTGTGTTGCAACATATCTAATGGAAAAGCAGCACCTTATGAAGTTTATTGAGGGCATACCTGGTCGTGTTTGCCTTGCCCTGGACTTGTGGACTTCAAGTCAAAGTGTTGGTTATGTTTTTATCACCGGTCACTTCATTGATAGTGATTGGAAATTGCAAAAGAGACTTCTTAATGTTGTGATGGAACCATATCCCGACTCAGATACTGCCTTTAGCCATGCTGTTGCTGTTTGTCTTCATGATTGGAGTTTGGAGAACAAATTGTTTTCTCTTACATATAATCAGCCACTCAGTGAAGCTGCACTTGAAAATTTGAGGCCTCTACTCTCCATTAAGAACCCACTTATCCTTAATGGCCAATTATTGGTTGGGAATTGCCTTGCCCGTGCTTTCAGCAGTATTGCTAAGGATGTTTTATATGAAGTTAATGAAAATGTCAGAAAGGTTCGGGAAAGTGTAAAGTTTGTGAAGACTTCAGAATCCCACGAGGAAAAGTTCCTTGAGCTCAAGCAACATCTTCAGGTCCCAAGTGAAAGGACCCTGTCTCTAGATGACCAAACTCAATGGAATACAACATATCAAATGCTAGTGGCTTCTTCCGAGTTAAAGGAAGTCTTCTCTTGCTTGGATACATCTGATCCAGATTACAAAGCAGCCCCGTCCATGGATGATTGGAAGCAGGTTGAGATAGTATGCATGTACTTGAAGCTTCTCTTTGATGCAGTTAACATCCTTACTAACACAACCAACCCAACCGCAATTACTTTCTTCCATGAAGTATGGAAGATTCAGTCAGAGCTTGTTCGTGCAGCTACAAGTGAAGATCCTTTCATCAATGCCTTAACGAAAAGAATGCAGGAAAAAATTGATAAATACTGGAAGGAGTGTAGCCTGGCTTTGGCAACTGCAGTAGTCATGGATCCTCGCTTCAAAATGAAGCTAGTTGAATTTAGCTTCAACAAAATCTATGGTGAAGATGCCCCTACATATATCAAGGTAGTTGATGATGGAATTCATGAGCTTTTTCATGAATATGTGGCTCTGCCTCTGCCCTTGACGCCCACTTATGCTGAAGAAGGAAATTCAGGCAGCGGTAGGACAGACGAACAGCAAGGAGGAACTCTTTTGTCGGACAATGGACTCACAGATTTTGATGTCTACATCATGGAGACCACAAGCCAACAGATGAAATCAGAGCTGGACCAGTATTTGGACGAGTCTCTATTGCCTCGTGTCCAAGAGTTTGATGTGTTGGGGTGGTGGAAACTGAACAAACTGAAGTACCCAactctttcaaaaatggctcGTGACATTTTGTCAATTCCAGTATCCACAGTTCCTCCGGAATCTATATTTGACACCACTGCCAAAGAGATGGATGGGTACCGAAGTTCATTGCGGCCTGAGACCGTTGAAGCCCTCATATGTGCCAAAGATTGGATGCAGTATGGTTCATCAGGCATTTCAAATGCTCTTGTAAGAATGGAATATTGA